The Chlorocebus sabaeus isolate Y175 chromosome 1, mChlSab1.0.hap1, whole genome shotgun sequence genome includes a region encoding these proteins:
- the LMNTD2 gene encoding lamin tail domain-containing protein 2 isoform X3, whose protein sequence is MAPKSGQGVEEAEEEALLSPTERESVSGHLGPPAGAPAAPETPTCLPDTTPHPTRAACSADLQGCCCCCCRLALESLDPRTLRLLWKQRELEIQALRWAVQNGKDTRLCHILEEVAGIPPKRSSYSQEKFLQNQVQTLTLELKEQKERAQWEKEHLEERLLQTTRMLQEVEAELQNLQKSCLLQLARSSWVGHMPRSQTGSVEVVMAETLMDPSDLSENIQVPTGEGFRLEDVDWNSIAHRYPNLFISLEPSSKQKQPRPWPQLDTGSSESSGKHSERHHKTVEWGCLPCLNTSSSGGADSDSSSCQRGLPSLVQAVGHPPRDHRASSKQALVQARSSSRDLEDLQKIHSPRHGEPVLAPQPCTDPDHRSPEHLQSPTGLKIVAVSCREKFIRIFNPSQESTADLSGMVLKQLVWGEGTRSAKKPPRASSGREPVPLLSSRGCATLLLSPKGEVLSEHQIPRRKTPAPRVFDDGTDLSIDRFPLPEVGPGADTCKPPRPPRPLRKGRVREPRVSRRRPRTRGLLPPMSSAKLFHAREGPARPENPEIPAPQHLPTIPGDPTLPSPPAEAGLGLEDCRLRKEHRVRVCRRSVDRSCPLVALSVQSTAESRFGFRFLSCLPVTADTCRGA, encoded by the exons ATGGCCCCCAAGTCTGGCCAGGGGGTTGAAGAAGCCGAGGAAGAGGCTCTCCTGTCCCccacagagcgagagtctgtcagTGGTCACCTGGGACCTCCAGCAGGCGCACCCGCAGCCCCCGAGACCCCCACATGCCTGCCAGACACCACGCCCCACCCCACACGGGCGGCCTGCTCTGCTGACCTGCA gggctgctgctgctgctgctgcaggttGGCTCTTGAGTCGCTGGACCCTCGCACACTGCGGCTGCTGTGGAAGCAGCGAGAACTGGAGATCCAGGCCTTGCGGTGGGCCGTGCAGAATGGCAAGGACACCCGGCTCTGCCACATCCTGGAGGAGGTGGCGGGGATTCCACCCAAGAG GAGCTCCTACAGTCAGGAGAAGTTCCTGCAGAACCAGGTCCAGACGCTGACCCTGGAGTTGAAGGAACAGAAGGAGCGAGCCCAGTGG GAGAAGGAGCACCTGGAGGAGCGGCTGTTGCAGACCACCCGCAtgctccaggaggtggaggctgagctGCAGAACTTGCAGAAGTCCTGCCTCCTGCAGCTGGCCCGCTCCTCGTGGGTGGGCCACATGCCACGATCCCAGACTGGCAGTGTGGAG GTGGTGATGGCAGAGACTCTGATGGACCCAAGTGACCTCTCTGAAAACATTCAGGTCCCCACTGGGGAG GGCTTTCGGCTGGAGGACGTGGACTGGAACAGCATTGCCCACCGGTACCCCAACCTCTTCATCAGCCTGGAGCCCAGCTCAAAGCAAAA GCAGCCCCGGCCCTGGCCACAGCTGGACACGGGGAGCTCAGAGTCCTCTGGAAAGCACTCTGAGCGGCATCACAAGACCGTGGAGTGGGGCTGCCTGCCCTGTCTGAACACCAGCAGCTCAGGGGGCGCTGACTCCGACTCCAGCAGCTGTCAGCGGGGCCTGCCTTCCCTCGTGCAGGCGGTAGGGCACCCACCCCGGGACCACCGCGCTTCCTCCAAGCAGGCGCTGGTGCAGGCCAGGAGCTCCAGCAGGGACTTGGAAG ATCTCCAGAAAATCCACTCACCCAGGCATGGCGAGCCAGTCCTGGCGCCCCAACCCTGCACAGACCCTGACCATCGGAGCCCGGAACACCTGCAGAG CCCGACAGGCCTGAAGATCGTGGCGGTGAGCTGCCGGGAGAAGTTCATCCGCATCTTCAACCCGTCGCAGGAGAGCACGGCCGACCTGAGCGGCATGGTGCTGAAGCAGCTG GTCTGGGGCGAGGGGACCCGCAGCGCCAAGAAGCCGCCGCGCGCGTCCTCGGGCCGGGAGCCCGTCCCCCTCCTCTCCAGCCGCGGCTGCGCGACGCTGCTCCTGAGCCCCAAGGGCGAG GTCCTCAGTGAGCACCAGATCCCACGCCGCAAGACTCCGGCCCCGAGGGTCTTCGACGACGGCACCGACTTGTCCATCGACCGCTTCCCGCTCCCTGAAGTCGGGCCCGGCGCTGACACCtgcaagccaccgcgcccacctcGACCCCTGCGCAAAGGCCGGGTGCGGGAGCCCCGGGTCAGTCGCCGGAGACCAAG GACGCGGGGCCTGCTGCCCCCAATGAGCTCGGCGAAACTCTTCCACGCGCGGGAGGGGCCCGCGCGGCCCGAGAACCCCGAGATCCCCGCGCCGCAGCACCTGCCCACCATCCCAGGTGACCCCACCCTGCCGTCGCCTCCCGCAGAGGccgggctggggctggaggactGTCGGCTCCGGAAGGAGCACCGAGTTCGG GTGTGCCGGAGGAGCGTGGACCGGAGCTGCCCCCTGGTGGCCCTGTCGGTGCAGAGCACGGCGGAGAGCAGATTCGGCTTCCGCTTCCTCAGTTGCCTGCCGGTCACCGCGGACACCTGCCGCGGCGCCTAG
- the LMNTD2 gene encoding lamin tail domain-containing protein 2 isoform X2, which yields MAPKSGQGVEEAEEEALLSPTERESVSGHLGPPAGAPAAPETPTCLPDTTPHPTRAACSADLQLALESLDPRTLRLLWKQRELEIQALRWAVQNGKDTRLCHILEEVAGIPPKRSSYSQEKFLQNQVQTLTLELKEQKERAQWEKEHLEERLLQTTRMLQEVEAELQNLQKSCLLQLARSSWVGHMPRSQTGSVEVVMAETLMDPSDLSENIQVPTGEGFRLEDVDWNSIAHRYPNLFISLEPSSKQKQPRPWPQLDTGSSESSGKHSERHHKTVEWGCLPCLNTSSSGGADSDSSSCQRGLPSLVQAVGHPPRDHRASSKQALVQARSSSRDLEDLQKIHSPRHGEPVLAPQPCTDPDHRSPEHLQSPTGLKIVAVSCREKFIRIFNPSQESTADLSGMVLKQLVRGLPERLYRFPPGTLLAPRHHITVWGEGTRSAKKPPRASSGREPVPLLSSRGCATLLLSPKGEVLSEHQIPRRKTPAPRVFDDGTDLSIDRFPLPEVGPGADTCKPPRPPRPLRKGRVREPRVSRRRPRTRGLLPPMSSAKLFHAREGPARPENPEIPAPQHLPTIPGDPTLPSPPAEAGLGLEDCRLRKEHRVRVCRRSVDRSCPLVALSVQSTAESRFGFRFLSCLPVTADTCRGA from the exons ATGGCCCCCAAGTCTGGCCAGGGGGTTGAAGAAGCCGAGGAAGAGGCTCTCCTGTCCCccacagagcgagagtctgtcagTGGTCACCTGGGACCTCCAGCAGGCGCACCCGCAGCCCCCGAGACCCCCACATGCCTGCCAGACACCACGCCCCACCCCACACGGGCGGCCTGCTCTGCTGACCTGCA gttGGCTCTTGAGTCGCTGGACCCTCGCACACTGCGGCTGCTGTGGAAGCAGCGAGAACTGGAGATCCAGGCCTTGCGGTGGGCCGTGCAGAATGGCAAGGACACCCGGCTCTGCCACATCCTGGAGGAGGTGGCGGGGATTCCACCCAAGAG GAGCTCCTACAGTCAGGAGAAGTTCCTGCAGAACCAGGTCCAGACGCTGACCCTGGAGTTGAAGGAACAGAAGGAGCGAGCCCAGTGG GAGAAGGAGCACCTGGAGGAGCGGCTGTTGCAGACCACCCGCAtgctccaggaggtggaggctgagctGCAGAACTTGCAGAAGTCCTGCCTCCTGCAGCTGGCCCGCTCCTCGTGGGTGGGCCACATGCCACGATCCCAGACTGGCAGTGTGGAG GTGGTGATGGCAGAGACTCTGATGGACCCAAGTGACCTCTCTGAAAACATTCAGGTCCCCACTGGGGAG GGCTTTCGGCTGGAGGACGTGGACTGGAACAGCATTGCCCACCGGTACCCCAACCTCTTCATCAGCCTGGAGCCCAGCTCAAAGCAAAA GCAGCCCCGGCCCTGGCCACAGCTGGACACGGGGAGCTCAGAGTCCTCTGGAAAGCACTCTGAGCGGCATCACAAGACCGTGGAGTGGGGCTGCCTGCCCTGTCTGAACACCAGCAGCTCAGGGGGCGCTGACTCCGACTCCAGCAGCTGTCAGCGGGGCCTGCCTTCCCTCGTGCAGGCGGTAGGGCACCCACCCCGGGACCACCGCGCTTCCTCCAAGCAGGCGCTGGTGCAGGCCAGGAGCTCCAGCAGGGACTTGGAAG ATCTCCAGAAAATCCACTCACCCAGGCATGGCGAGCCAGTCCTGGCGCCCCAACCCTGCACAGACCCTGACCATCGGAGCCCGGAACACCTGCAGAG CCCGACAGGCCTGAAGATCGTGGCGGTGAGCTGCCGGGAGAAGTTCATCCGCATCTTCAACCCGTCGCAGGAGAGCACGGCCGACCTGAGCGGCATGGTGCTGAAGCAGCTGGTGCGCGGCTTGCCGGAGCGCCTGTACCGCTTCCCGCCGGGCACGCTGCTGGCCCCGCGGCACCACATCACG GTCTGGGGCGAGGGGACCCGCAGCGCCAAGAAGCCGCCGCGCGCGTCCTCGGGCCGGGAGCCCGTCCCCCTCCTCTCCAGCCGCGGCTGCGCGACGCTGCTCCTGAGCCCCAAGGGCGAG GTCCTCAGTGAGCACCAGATCCCACGCCGCAAGACTCCGGCCCCGAGGGTCTTCGACGACGGCACCGACTTGTCCATCGACCGCTTCCCGCTCCCTGAAGTCGGGCCCGGCGCTGACACCtgcaagccaccgcgcccacctcGACCCCTGCGCAAAGGCCGGGTGCGGGAGCCCCGGGTCAGTCGCCGGAGACCAAG GACGCGGGGCCTGCTGCCCCCAATGAGCTCGGCGAAACTCTTCCACGCGCGGGAGGGGCCCGCGCGGCCCGAGAACCCCGAGATCCCCGCGCCGCAGCACCTGCCCACCATCCCAGGTGACCCCACCCTGCCGTCGCCTCCCGCAGAGGccgggctggggctggaggactGTCGGCTCCGGAAGGAGCACCGAGTTCGG GTGTGCCGGAGGAGCGTGGACCGGAGCTGCCCCCTGGTGGCCCTGTCGGTGCAGAGCACGGCGGAGAGCAGATTCGGCTTCCGCTTCCTCAGTTGCCTGCCGGTCACCGCGGACACCTGCCGCGGCGCCTAG
- the LMNTD2 gene encoding lamin tail domain-containing protein 2 isoform X1: MAPKSGQGVEEAEEEALLSPTERESVSGHLGPPAGAPAAPETPTCLPDTTPHPTRAACSADLQGCCCCCCRLALESLDPRTLRLLWKQRELEIQALRWAVQNGKDTRLCHILEEVAGIPPKRSSYSQEKFLQNQVQTLTLELKEQKERAQWEKEHLEERLLQTTRMLQEVEAELQNLQKSCLLQLARSSWVGHMPRSQTGSVEVVMAETLMDPSDLSENIQVPTGEGFRLEDVDWNSIAHRYPNLFISLEPSSKQKQPRPWPQLDTGSSESSGKHSERHHKTVEWGCLPCLNTSSSGGADSDSSSCQRGLPSLVQAVGHPPRDHRASSKQALVQARSSSRDLEDLQKIHSPRHGEPVLAPQPCTDPDHRSPEHLQSPTGLKIVAVSCREKFIRIFNPSQESTADLSGMVLKQLVRGLPERLYRFPPGTLLAPRHHITVWGEGTRSAKKPPRASSGREPVPLLSSRGCATLLLSPKGEVLSEHQIPRRKTPAPRVFDDGTDLSIDRFPLPEVGPGADTCKPPRPPRPLRKGRVREPRVSRRRPRTRGLLPPMSSAKLFHAREGPARPENPEIPAPQHLPTIPGDPTLPSPPAEAGLGLEDCRLRKEHRVRVCRRSVDRSCPLVALSVQSTAESRFGFRFLSCLPVTADTCRGA; the protein is encoded by the exons ATGGCCCCCAAGTCTGGCCAGGGGGTTGAAGAAGCCGAGGAAGAGGCTCTCCTGTCCCccacagagcgagagtctgtcagTGGTCACCTGGGACCTCCAGCAGGCGCACCCGCAGCCCCCGAGACCCCCACATGCCTGCCAGACACCACGCCCCACCCCACACGGGCGGCCTGCTCTGCTGACCTGCA gggctgctgctgctgctgctgcaggttGGCTCTTGAGTCGCTGGACCCTCGCACACTGCGGCTGCTGTGGAAGCAGCGAGAACTGGAGATCCAGGCCTTGCGGTGGGCCGTGCAGAATGGCAAGGACACCCGGCTCTGCCACATCCTGGAGGAGGTGGCGGGGATTCCACCCAAGAG GAGCTCCTACAGTCAGGAGAAGTTCCTGCAGAACCAGGTCCAGACGCTGACCCTGGAGTTGAAGGAACAGAAGGAGCGAGCCCAGTGG GAGAAGGAGCACCTGGAGGAGCGGCTGTTGCAGACCACCCGCAtgctccaggaggtggaggctgagctGCAGAACTTGCAGAAGTCCTGCCTCCTGCAGCTGGCCCGCTCCTCGTGGGTGGGCCACATGCCACGATCCCAGACTGGCAGTGTGGAG GTGGTGATGGCAGAGACTCTGATGGACCCAAGTGACCTCTCTGAAAACATTCAGGTCCCCACTGGGGAG GGCTTTCGGCTGGAGGACGTGGACTGGAACAGCATTGCCCACCGGTACCCCAACCTCTTCATCAGCCTGGAGCCCAGCTCAAAGCAAAA GCAGCCCCGGCCCTGGCCACAGCTGGACACGGGGAGCTCAGAGTCCTCTGGAAAGCACTCTGAGCGGCATCACAAGACCGTGGAGTGGGGCTGCCTGCCCTGTCTGAACACCAGCAGCTCAGGGGGCGCTGACTCCGACTCCAGCAGCTGTCAGCGGGGCCTGCCTTCCCTCGTGCAGGCGGTAGGGCACCCACCCCGGGACCACCGCGCTTCCTCCAAGCAGGCGCTGGTGCAGGCCAGGAGCTCCAGCAGGGACTTGGAAG ATCTCCAGAAAATCCACTCACCCAGGCATGGCGAGCCAGTCCTGGCGCCCCAACCCTGCACAGACCCTGACCATCGGAGCCCGGAACACCTGCAGAG CCCGACAGGCCTGAAGATCGTGGCGGTGAGCTGCCGGGAGAAGTTCATCCGCATCTTCAACCCGTCGCAGGAGAGCACGGCCGACCTGAGCGGCATGGTGCTGAAGCAGCTGGTGCGCGGCTTGCCGGAGCGCCTGTACCGCTTCCCGCCGGGCACGCTGCTGGCCCCGCGGCACCACATCACG GTCTGGGGCGAGGGGACCCGCAGCGCCAAGAAGCCGCCGCGCGCGTCCTCGGGCCGGGAGCCCGTCCCCCTCCTCTCCAGCCGCGGCTGCGCGACGCTGCTCCTGAGCCCCAAGGGCGAG GTCCTCAGTGAGCACCAGATCCCACGCCGCAAGACTCCGGCCCCGAGGGTCTTCGACGACGGCACCGACTTGTCCATCGACCGCTTCCCGCTCCCTGAAGTCGGGCCCGGCGCTGACACCtgcaagccaccgcgcccacctcGACCCCTGCGCAAAGGCCGGGTGCGGGAGCCCCGGGTCAGTCGCCGGAGACCAAG GACGCGGGGCCTGCTGCCCCCAATGAGCTCGGCGAAACTCTTCCACGCGCGGGAGGGGCCCGCGCGGCCCGAGAACCCCGAGATCCCCGCGCCGCAGCACCTGCCCACCATCCCAGGTGACCCCACCCTGCCGTCGCCTCCCGCAGAGGccgggctggggctggaggactGTCGGCTCCGGAAGGAGCACCGAGTTCGG GTGTGCCGGAGGAGCGTGGACCGGAGCTGCCCCCTGGTGGCCCTGTCGGTGCAGAGCACGGCGGAGAGCAGATTCGGCTTCCGCTTCCTCAGTTGCCTGCCGGTCACCGCGGACACCTGCCGCGGCGCCTAG
- the LMNTD2 gene encoding lamin tail domain-containing protein 2 isoform X4, whose product MAPKSGQGVEEAEEEALLSPTERESVSGHLGPPAGAPAAPETPTCLPDTTPHPTRAACSADLQGCCCCCCRLALESLDPRTLRLLWKQRELEIQALRWAVQNGKDTRLCHILEEVAGIPPKRSSYSQEKFLQNQVQTLTLELKEQKERAQWEKEHLEERLLQTTRMLQEVEAELQNLQKSCLLQLARSSWVGHMPRSQTGSVEVVMAETLMDPSDLSENIQVPTGEGFRLEDVDWNSIAHRYPNLFISLEPSSKQKQPRPWPQLDTGSSESSGKHSERHHKTVEWGCLPCLNTSSSGGADSDSSSCQRGLPSLVQAVGHPPRDHRASSKQALVQARSSSRDLEDLQKIHSPRHGEPVLAPQPCTDPDHRSPEHLQSPTGLKIVAVSCREKFIRIFNPSQESTADLSGMVLKQLVRGLPERLYRFPPGTLLAPRHHITVLSEHQIPRRKTPAPRVFDDGTDLSIDRFPLPEVGPGADTCKPPRPPRPLRKGRVREPRVSRRRPRTRGLLPPMSSAKLFHAREGPARPENPEIPAPQHLPTIPGDPTLPSPPAEAGLGLEDCRLRKEHRVRVCRRSVDRSCPLVALSVQSTAESRFGFRFLSCLPVTADTCRGA is encoded by the exons ATGGCCCCCAAGTCTGGCCAGGGGGTTGAAGAAGCCGAGGAAGAGGCTCTCCTGTCCCccacagagcgagagtctgtcagTGGTCACCTGGGACCTCCAGCAGGCGCACCCGCAGCCCCCGAGACCCCCACATGCCTGCCAGACACCACGCCCCACCCCACACGGGCGGCCTGCTCTGCTGACCTGCA gggctgctgctgctgctgctgcaggttGGCTCTTGAGTCGCTGGACCCTCGCACACTGCGGCTGCTGTGGAAGCAGCGAGAACTGGAGATCCAGGCCTTGCGGTGGGCCGTGCAGAATGGCAAGGACACCCGGCTCTGCCACATCCTGGAGGAGGTGGCGGGGATTCCACCCAAGAG GAGCTCCTACAGTCAGGAGAAGTTCCTGCAGAACCAGGTCCAGACGCTGACCCTGGAGTTGAAGGAACAGAAGGAGCGAGCCCAGTGG GAGAAGGAGCACCTGGAGGAGCGGCTGTTGCAGACCACCCGCAtgctccaggaggtggaggctgagctGCAGAACTTGCAGAAGTCCTGCCTCCTGCAGCTGGCCCGCTCCTCGTGGGTGGGCCACATGCCACGATCCCAGACTGGCAGTGTGGAG GTGGTGATGGCAGAGACTCTGATGGACCCAAGTGACCTCTCTGAAAACATTCAGGTCCCCACTGGGGAG GGCTTTCGGCTGGAGGACGTGGACTGGAACAGCATTGCCCACCGGTACCCCAACCTCTTCATCAGCCTGGAGCCCAGCTCAAAGCAAAA GCAGCCCCGGCCCTGGCCACAGCTGGACACGGGGAGCTCAGAGTCCTCTGGAAAGCACTCTGAGCGGCATCACAAGACCGTGGAGTGGGGCTGCCTGCCCTGTCTGAACACCAGCAGCTCAGGGGGCGCTGACTCCGACTCCAGCAGCTGTCAGCGGGGCCTGCCTTCCCTCGTGCAGGCGGTAGGGCACCCACCCCGGGACCACCGCGCTTCCTCCAAGCAGGCGCTGGTGCAGGCCAGGAGCTCCAGCAGGGACTTGGAAG ATCTCCAGAAAATCCACTCACCCAGGCATGGCGAGCCAGTCCTGGCGCCCCAACCCTGCACAGACCCTGACCATCGGAGCCCGGAACACCTGCAGAG CCCGACAGGCCTGAAGATCGTGGCGGTGAGCTGCCGGGAGAAGTTCATCCGCATCTTCAACCCGTCGCAGGAGAGCACGGCCGACCTGAGCGGCATGGTGCTGAAGCAGCTGGTGCGCGGCTTGCCGGAGCGCCTGTACCGCTTCCCGCCGGGCACGCTGCTGGCCCCGCGGCACCACATCACG GTCCTCAGTGAGCACCAGATCCCACGCCGCAAGACTCCGGCCCCGAGGGTCTTCGACGACGGCACCGACTTGTCCATCGACCGCTTCCCGCTCCCTGAAGTCGGGCCCGGCGCTGACACCtgcaagccaccgcgcccacctcGACCCCTGCGCAAAGGCCGGGTGCGGGAGCCCCGGGTCAGTCGCCGGAGACCAAG GACGCGGGGCCTGCTGCCCCCAATGAGCTCGGCGAAACTCTTCCACGCGCGGGAGGGGCCCGCGCGGCCCGAGAACCCCGAGATCCCCGCGCCGCAGCACCTGCCCACCATCCCAGGTGACCCCACCCTGCCGTCGCCTCCCGCAGAGGccgggctggggctggaggactGTCGGCTCCGGAAGGAGCACCGAGTTCGG GTGTGCCGGAGGAGCGTGGACCGGAGCTGCCCCCTGGTGGCCCTGTCGGTGCAGAGCACGGCGGAGAGCAGATTCGGCTTCCGCTTCCTCAGTTGCCTGCCGGTCACCGCGGACACCTGCCGCGGCGCCTAG